GACGCCTCCCGCGCTCGCGATCACCTCGATGCGGTTGCACGTCGAGAGGATGATCGCCTCCCGCATCGACGGCATCCTCGCGAGCTCGGGGAGGGCCGCCCCCAGCTCCTGCCGCGGGAAGTGGAGGCGCTCGCGCACGTCGACGGGCGCGCTCCTGTGGTTGAGGCCGACCAGGTACAGCATCACGCGCCGATCCCGATCATCCGGAGGATGATCGCGATTAAGCCGATGATGGACAGGTAGGCCGAGAGCCTGCCGCGCCACCTGCCGGCGAAGACGCGGTCGTAGATGACGACGGCGAAGAGAACCCACGCGAGGAGAGCCCACCGCTCGCGCGCGACCCACGAGAAATCCCCATGGGTGTAGCGGTTCGTGAGCGCGCCCGTGAAGACGACGAGGGTCAGGAAGGCGAAGCCCCATCCGAGCGACATGTAGCTGAGCCGATCGCACCGCTCGAGGCTCGGGAGCGCCCCGAAGAACCGCCCCGGCCTGTGGTTCTTGAGCCCCTTCTCCTGGATGAGGTAGACGATGCTCGTGCCGAACGTGAGGAAGAGGAAAGCGACGCCGAGAACCGCCGGCACGACGTGCACCGCGCGCAGCGACACCTTCCACCCCTCGGTCACGCGCGACGGCTCGTCGGGGATCAGCGTCGTGATCGCCATCAGCGCGACGACGACCGGCAGGATGATGATGCCGAGGAACTCGATGCGGAACTTGAAGTGCGCGAGGAGGTAGACGGAGATCGCGGCGAAGGCGACGAGGAAGAGGATCTCCTTCAGCGTGAGATCGGGAACCCCCCCCTCCTCGAGCGTCCGCGCGACGAGCCCGCCGAAGTGGAGGACGAGCCCGGGGATCGCGAGGCGCGGGAGCCACGGGACCATCTCGCGGCGGGCCGACAGGAGGACCCAGACCGAGAGGACCATCGCGACGGCGTAGAGAACGCCGGCGCCCAGGAAGAACCAGCCGCTGGCGTGGAGCATGTTTCCTCGCGGGTTTCGACGGTGGACGGGGTCCGGCGAAGACTATCACCGTGGACATTGCCTGTTCCATGCCACGCGGAGACGCGCCCCTTCCGGGCGGCGGCGGGCGTCGGATCGAGGCAAGCTGCGTCATCTCGCGCACCGCCGGGAGTCCTCCGCGCCTGATCCGCCGCCGCGCGTTACAATCGCCCTCCTCATGAAGCGCCGCCGCCAGCCCGCCGGGAAAGTCGAGACGCCCGAGATCGTCATCGAGCCGCCGCGCGCGCGCGGCGATCTCCTGGCTCTCGCGATGGCGGTCCCCCTCGTCGTCCCCTTCCTCCAGCCGGGATGGTTCTTCGGCCACAACAACATGCACCTGATCCGGCTCTTCGAGCAGGACGTCATGATCCGGGCCGGCCAGTTCCCGGTCCGGTGGTACCCCGACGTCGCCGCCGGGTACGGATCGCCGCACCCGCAGTTCTACGCCCCGCTCTTCTACTGGGTCGCGCAGATCTTCCTCTTCGCCGGCCTCTCGCTCGCGGGCGCCCTCAAGGCGGCGGTGGCCGCGGTGGTCCTCGCCACCTCGTGGACGACCTACCGGTGGGCGCGCGCCTGGTTCGGCGAGCCGGCGGCGCTCGTCGCGGCGGCGGCGCTCGACTACGCGCCGTATCACATGCTCGATCTGTTCGTCCGGACGGCTTTCTCGGAGCTGATGGTCTTCATCTTCCTGCCGCTCACCTTTCTCATGTTCCACCGGCTCGCGGAGCGGACCACGCCCGGGCGTGTCGCGGCGGCGGCCGTCGCTCTCTCGGGGCTCTGCCTCTCGCACACCGTCACGACGATGCTGGTCCCGCCTCTCGTCGGCGGCTGCATCGTCCTCGAGGCCTGGGCGCGGGGCTGGAATCGGCGGGTCTGGCTCGGCTCGGCGGCCGCCCTGGTCGGCGGCGTGCTCCTCGCGGCCTTCTTCCTCGTGCCGCTCGTCGCCGAGAAGGGGGCGATCGACACCGACATCTACGCCGCGGGGTACTTCGACTACCACAAGCACTTCGCCGCGCCGGGGCAGCTCATCCACTCGCCGTGGGGGTTCGGCCTCAGCCGCGAAGGGGACGACGACGGCGTGTCGTTCCGGCTCGGCGTTCTCCAGATCGCCGGCGCCGCCCTCTTCCTCTGGCGCCGCCCCTGGCGCTCCGCCTCGCGCGCGGCCCGCGCCGCGATGATCCTGGCGGGCGGGATCGCGGCCGCGGGGATCGTGATGGCCCTCCCGATCTCCTCGCCGGTGTGGGCGCT
This region of Acidobacteriota bacterium genomic DNA includes:
- the ccsA gene encoding cytochrome c biogenesis protein CcsA, producing MLHASGWFFLGAGVLYAVAMVLSVWVLLSARREMVPWLPRLAIPGLVLHFGGLVARTLEEGGVPDLTLKEILFLVAFAAISVYLLAHFKFRIEFLGIIILPVVVALMAITTLIPDEPSRVTEGWKVSLRAVHVVPAVLGVAFLFLTFGTSIVYLIQEKGLKNHRPGRFFGALPSLERCDRLSYMSLGWGFAFLTLVVFTGALTNRYTHGDFSWVARERWALLAWVLFAVVIYDRVFAGRWRGRLSAYLSIIGLIAIILRMIGIGA
- a CDS encoding glycosyltransferase family 39 protein — protein: MKRRRQPAGKVETPEIVIEPPRARGDLLALAMAVPLVVPFLQPGWFFGHNNMHLIRLFEQDVMIRAGQFPVRWYPDVAAGYGSPHPQFYAPLFYWVAQIFLFAGLSLAGALKAAVAAVVLATSWTTYRWARAWFGEPAALVAAAALDYAPYHMLDLFVRTAFSELMVFIFLPLTFLMFHRLAERTTPGRVAAAAVALSGLCLSHTVTTMLVPPLVGGCIVLEAWARGWNRRVWLGSAAALVGGVLLAAFFLVPLVAEKGAIDTDIYAAGYFDYHKHFAAPGQLIHSPWGFGLSREGDDDGVSFRLGVLQIAGAALFLWRRPWRSASRAARAAMILAGGIAAAGIVMALPISSPVWALVGPLRYAQFPWRFLMLSAMGLAFLGGAAVDGAAPPEDSPGPGAARRRPASAAGTGIPLWGAGVLATVILVSSFGMFGFRERIALDRIGFGGDHTDMRERGAADATASPTVFTREFVRAETLHWFDHLPPGGYPYPPREDLRRPRAEIDRGKARIEMIESGPVTYRMRLQADAPSLLRLNVYRFPGWSWTLDGAEAAAATFPSKRPILALEIPAGEHEAVANYRKSVPRLIGDVTSLVALAIVAALALAGVRSRRPSP